The following coding sequences are from one Nonlabens arenilitoris window:
- a CDS encoding TetR/AcrR family transcriptional regulator, with protein sequence MTEIKTEILEKSMEMFLDLGFKSVTMDDISSEMGMSKKTLYSYFKNKEELITEVTLKISDTVCEGIDHICSTSSNPIEELYDIKKMILQYIKGDKTSPIHQLHRYYPRVYQKVNAIQFEYMKECINKNLELGMEQGLYRDNLDKEFVSRIYHVGLQGIKDLHLFPNTQFPVQKLHDQYLEYHLRGIVTPAGRKILNLITNTNHD encoded by the coding sequence ATGACCGAAATTAAAACTGAGATATTAGAAAAATCTATGGAAATGTTCTTAGACCTAGGGTTTAAGAGTGTGACCATGGACGACATATCTTCAGAAATGGGAATGAGTAAAAAAACGCTTTATAGTTATTTTAAAAATAAAGAAGAGCTTATTACAGAGGTAACTCTTAAAATTTCAGACACGGTATGTGAAGGAATAGATCACATATGCAGCACCTCATCTAATCCCATAGAAGAATTGTACGACATTAAGAAGATGATTCTACAATATATTAAAGGAGATAAAACCTCACCGATACATCAATTACATCGTTATTATCCACGTGTATATCAAAAAGTAAATGCGATACAATTTGAATATATGAAAGAGTGTATTAATAAGAATCTAGAGTTAGGTATGGAACAAGGTTTATATCGTGATAATCTCGATAAAGAATTTGTATCTAGAATCTACCATGTAGGTTTACAAGGAATTAAAGATTTACATCTGTTCCCTAATACTCAATTTCCAGTACAAAAATTACATGATCAATATTTAGAGTATCACCTGCGTGGTATCGTAACTCCAGCAGGACGTAAAATTCTCAACCTAATCACTAACACAAATCACGATTAA
- a CDS encoding TolC family protein: protein MPFKIKIAILLFGLAFAKAYSQEPTPSSYSLSLEQAIEHGLENNYQSINAKRDVAKALKQKWETTATGLPQINGSVDYQNQLKQPVTPLPGELAGGAPGTFVPVVFGPRQNMSLTATLTQLIFDGSYIVALEASKTFLDFSENANNKTKLEVRKGIINAYGGVLLTEENIEIITKNRNTLEKNLDETTKIFENGLAEEEDVEQLQITLSQLDNQLNSAKRQREIALDMLKLALGIELSTPVTLTDDLEALTMRNIDPSVTEESLEMDKTVDYQIAYNYTQQRRLEHKLELAKGLPTVSGFINYGTQSFDNDFAFFNSDQPWFQQSVAGISINVPIFSSFGRKAAQDRTKIAWDQAETDLQRTMEEIRLNYATAVNNYQTAIDNYTTSKDNLALAERIENKNTIKFREGIATSFDLRQAQTQLYSTQAEYLNSMYQVITEKANLETILNLPNYTTKN from the coding sequence ATGCCCTTTAAAATTAAAATAGCAATACTGCTTTTTGGTCTCGCTTTCGCGAAAGCGTATAGCCAAGAACCAACTCCATCCAGTTATAGCTTATCATTAGAACAAGCCATAGAACACGGATTAGAAAACAATTATCAATCCATAAATGCAAAACGAGATGTCGCTAAAGCTTTAAAACAAAAGTGGGAAACCACAGCGACGGGTCTACCCCAAATTAACGGTTCTGTAGATTATCAAAATCAATTAAAGCAGCCTGTCACTCCTTTACCTGGAGAACTGGCTGGTGGCGCTCCTGGAACATTTGTTCCTGTCGTTTTTGGACCTAGACAAAATATGAGTTTAACCGCTACATTAACTCAGTTAATTTTTGACGGATCTTATATTGTTGCCTTAGAGGCCTCAAAGACTTTTCTAGACTTTTCAGAAAATGCTAATAATAAGACAAAACTAGAAGTAAGGAAAGGAATCATTAATGCTTACGGTGGTGTCTTACTGACTGAAGAAAACATAGAAATCATTACTAAAAACCGTAATACACTTGAAAAAAATCTAGATGAGACAACAAAAATCTTTGAAAACGGCCTGGCCGAAGAAGAAGATGTTGAACAATTACAAATCACACTATCTCAACTAGATAATCAATTGAATAGTGCCAAAAGACAACGAGAGATAGCACTTGATATGTTGAAACTGGCGCTAGGTATTGAGCTATCTACTCCTGTAACCTTAACAGATGATCTAGAGGCCTTAACGATGCGCAATATAGATCCTTCTGTAACAGAAGAGTCGCTAGAAATGGATAAAACTGTAGACTACCAGATAGCTTATAACTACACACAACAGCGACGTCTAGAGCATAAACTAGAACTAGCAAAAGGACTACCTACTGTGAGCGGTTTTATAAATTATGGTACTCAATCGTTTGACAATGATTTTGCATTCTTTAACAGCGATCAACCATGGTTCCAGCAATCTGTTGCCGGTATTAGTATTAACGTTCCTATATTCAGTTCTTTTGGTAGAAAAGCAGCACAGGACCGTACTAAAATAGCCTGGGATCAAGCCGAGACTGATTTACAACGCACCATGGAAGAAATACGTCTTAACTATGCTACTGCAGTAAATAATTATCAAACAGCCATTGACAATTATACGACGAGTAAAGATAATCTTGCACTAGCAGAGCGTATTGAAAATAAAAATACTATCAAATTTAGAGAAGGAATTGCTACCAGTTTTGATTTAAGACAGGCACAAACTCAATTATACAGTACACAAGCAGAGTATCTAAACAGCATGTATCAAGTTATTACAGAAAAAGCAAATCTGGAAACTATACTTAACCTACCCAATTACACAACCAAAAACTAA
- a CDS encoding efflux RND transporter periplasmic adaptor subunit, whose protein sequence is MKKILIILTTALIVSCGGKAPSIDELLAQGDEKAIAAKKTELNNQKASIEETLKKIQDYQNEHGDKPINTQVSTMTIKDTLFDHFIELQGSVDTKQNITIMPEMSGLLTQVYVKEGQKVAAGQILAKIDDGGLSQQIQQMQVQEQLAKTTFERQKRLWDQNIGSEIQYLQAKANYEGQSKAISSMQRTLSKTTVRAPFAGTIDDVITEQGNVVSPGMTALFRLVSLKDMYINVDVPETYITSIKKGTEVTVEFPVLSEKMESKIRQTSSYINPANRSFSIEIPVDNKSGNIKPNLTARLKINDYTSENAILVPLSVISENQNGEQYVMIVNESEDGLQAARRQVTTGKASGDLIEITKGLKTGDQVITEGARTVREGQLIDIKNS, encoded by the coding sequence ATGAAAAAAATATTAATCATACTTACAACAGCACTTATTGTTTCTTGTGGTGGTAAAGCTCCATCCATCGACGAGCTACTAGCGCAAGGTGATGAAAAAGCAATTGCCGCAAAAAAGACTGAATTAAATAATCAAAAAGCGTCCATTGAAGAGACTCTTAAAAAAATACAAGATTATCAAAATGAGCATGGAGACAAGCCTATTAATACACAGGTAAGTACCATGACTATTAAGGACACACTATTTGATCATTTTATAGAACTTCAAGGTAGTGTGGATACTAAACAAAACATTACCATAATGCCAGAAATGTCTGGGCTATTGACACAGGTATATGTAAAAGAAGGACAAAAAGTCGCGGCTGGACAAATTCTTGCAAAAATTGATGACGGCGGATTATCACAGCAAATTCAACAAATGCAAGTTCAAGAACAGCTTGCAAAGACCACTTTTGAACGTCAAAAAAGATTATGGGATCAGAACATAGGATCTGAAATTCAATATTTACAAGCTAAAGCCAACTATGAAGGACAAAGCAAGGCAATAAGCTCTATGCAACGTACGCTATCTAAAACTACCGTTAGAGCTCCATTTGCTGGTACCATAGATGACGTTATTACAGAACAAGGTAATGTGGTTAGTCCAGGAATGACGGCTTTATTTAGATTAGTATCCTTAAAGGATATGTACATTAATGTAGATGTACCAGAAACATACATTACTTCTATCAAAAAAGGAACTGAAGTCACTGTTGAGTTCCCTGTACTTTCAGAAAAAATGGAGAGCAAAATCAGACAGACTAGCAGTTACATCAACCCTGCAAACCGTTCTTTCTCTATTGAAATACCTGTAGATAATAAATCAGGCAACATAAAACCTAACCTTACAGCACGATTAAAAATTAATGATTACACATCAGAAAATGCAATTCTAGTACCATTAAGCGTCATTAGTGAGAATCAAAACGGTGAGCAGTATGTGATGATAGTTAACGAGTCTGAAGATGGCTTACAAGCTGCCAGACGTCAAGTAACAACTGGAAAAGCAAGTGGTGACTTAATTGAAATTACTAAAGGTCTTAAAACAGGTGATCAAGTGATCACTGAAGGTGCACGTACAGTAAGAGAAGGACAATTAATTGATATCAAAAACTCTTAA
- a CDS encoding efflux RND transporter permease subunit, translating to MATKKKSDKEFKMSSWAIDNSTVVYVMMAIIFFLGLSAYNNMPREDFPEIKETKIYISSVWPGNTAEDVERLITDPLEDKLKNISGVTETESTSQEDYSIIIVEFDEDIEVETAKQLVKDEVDSESAGEDWPTFNNKPVTPNVFNLTLSEEMPIMNINIKGDYTVRKLKTYAEYLEDEIEDIEQIKQVDIRGAQDLEVEIAVDIYKMTAAQISFDDILNTVRGGNATVSAGNLKSSGQRRTIRIVGEISDPKELEKFVIKNENGPIYIRDVATITFKEEDKNTFAREYGDQVVMLDVKKRSGKNMIVAADAIREIVKESQESGALPADLDITIANDLSSKTLNQVDDLVNNIIFGILLVVGVLMFFLGFRNALFVGFAIPMSMFMSFAIISFFGYTLNTMILFAMIMGLGMLVDNGIVVVENVYRLMDEEGMSRIEAAKKGVGEIAIPIIISTLTTVAAFVPLGLWPGLMGQFMIYFPITLSIVLGSSLFVAIFFNSMLVSKFMEIEDRNLSVKQLLYLTAIMGTLGIFILIVGGPVRGLGSVMVLTVILFWLYKYLIKPLTRGFQKTFLAWLDKVYENFLRFALRGIKPYLFIGGMFIMFVAVLMAFGSSISSGRTKIEFFPDNKPNQIIVYVEYPQGTAIEKTNQITKEIESRVFEIINAEEYMEGDRNFLVESAVSQVGMGAGNPQTDGGSAAEMPHKGKITASMREYKFRNGKDSEVLRKKVQEALAGVYPGVSISVEKDAAGPPQGYPVNIELEGNDYGELIVTAEQMVKFLNSRNVAGVDQLKVDVNRSKPSMLVQVDREKAGELGVSNSQVGMQLRRAVFGEKAGIYKKDGEDYDINIRFNDEQRYDRSAIFNQRITFRDMATGQIKEIPVSAIAQQKNTSSFSAIKHKDAKRVVTVYSALKPGFTDAGAVVADIQNEMLDFATPKDIKIDYTGQIEEQNKEMAFLMSALFGGLFLIFLILIFQFGSISKPTIIMVAIFLSFIGVFLGLIVTGDSFVILMTMMGIISLAGIVVNNGVVLIDYIDILKLRRKEQLDLEDDDIIGKEDMFNAIVKGGKARLRPVILTAITTVLGLIPLAIGLNINFFTLFSEFDPKIFVGGDNVIFWGPLAWTVIYGLIFATFLTLVIVPVLLYMVHRSKLRWRRFRSPKTVEIEEQTEAA from the coding sequence ATGGCTACCAAAAAGAAAAGTGATAAGGAGTTTAAAATGTCTTCATGGGCCATAGACAATTCTACAGTTGTTTATGTAATGATGGCGATTATCTTCTTCCTAGGATTGAGCGCATATAATAATATGCCTCGAGAAGACTTTCCTGAAATTAAGGAAACTAAAATTTATATCTCGAGTGTATGGCCTGGTAACACCGCTGAAGATGTAGAACGACTTATAACAGATCCACTAGAGGATAAATTAAAAAACATCTCTGGTGTTACAGAGACTGAGTCCACATCACAAGAAGATTATTCTATTATAATCGTTGAGTTTGACGAAGATATTGAAGTAGAAACAGCAAAACAATTAGTAAAAGACGAAGTAGATTCTGAAAGCGCAGGAGAAGACTGGCCTACCTTCAATAATAAACCGGTTACTCCTAATGTTTTTAATCTGACCTTGAGTGAAGAAATGCCTATAATGAACATTAATATTAAAGGTGATTATACGGTCAGAAAATTAAAAACCTATGCAGAATATCTAGAAGATGAAATAGAAGATATTGAGCAAATTAAGCAAGTTGATATCCGTGGCGCACAAGATCTAGAGGTTGAAATAGCAGTAGACATCTATAAAATGACTGCGGCACAAATCAGTTTTGATGACATCTTGAATACGGTACGTGGTGGAAATGCAACTGTTAGTGCTGGTAATTTAAAATCTAGCGGTCAACGTCGCACCATAAGAATTGTAGGAGAGATTAGCGACCCTAAAGAACTGGAAAAATTTGTTATCAAGAATGAGAATGGGCCTATTTACATAAGAGATGTTGCAACGATTACGTTTAAAGAAGAAGATAAAAACACTTTTGCGCGTGAGTATGGTGATCAAGTAGTGATGCTAGATGTAAAAAAACGTTCTGGTAAAAACATGATTGTTGCGGCAGATGCTATTAGAGAAATAGTTAAAGAATCTCAAGAATCTGGTGCTTTACCAGCCGATCTTGATATAACAATAGCAAATGATCTTTCTTCAAAGACATTGAATCAGGTTGATGATTTAGTTAATAATATCATTTTCGGTATTTTACTAGTAGTAGGTGTTTTAATGTTCTTTTTAGGATTTAGAAACGCACTATTTGTAGGGTTTGCGATACCTATGTCCATGTTTATGTCCTTTGCTATTATTAGCTTTTTTGGATATACACTTAATACGATGATACTTTTTGCTATGATTATGGGGTTAGGAATGCTAGTCGACAATGGTATTGTAGTTGTGGAAAACGTTTACCGTTTAATGGATGAAGAAGGTATGTCGCGTATTGAAGCGGCTAAAAAAGGTGTAGGAGAGATCGCAATACCTATTATCATCTCAACTTTAACTACTGTTGCTGCATTTGTACCGCTAGGACTATGGCCTGGTTTAATGGGGCAGTTTATGATCTATTTCCCTATCACATTGTCGATTGTTTTAGGTAGTTCTTTATTTGTTGCCATCTTCTTTAACTCTATGTTGGTATCTAAATTTATGGAGATTGAAGACCGCAACCTAAGTGTAAAACAACTGCTATACCTGACGGCTATTATGGGAACCTTAGGGATATTTATTCTTATAGTCGGTGGACCTGTTAGAGGTTTAGGTAGTGTAATGGTATTAACGGTTATTCTTTTCTGGTTATATAAATACCTAATAAAGCCATTAACGCGTGGTTTTCAAAAGACCTTTCTAGCTTGGCTAGATAAAGTATATGAAAACTTCTTAAGGTTTGCTCTTAGAGGAATTAAACCCTACTTATTCATAGGCGGAATGTTCATAATGTTTGTGGCTGTGTTGATGGCTTTCGGTAGTTCCATTAGTTCTGGCAGGACAAAAATTGAGTTCTTCCCTGATAACAAACCTAATCAGATTATTGTCTATGTAGAGTATCCACAAGGAACAGCAATAGAAAAAACAAATCAGATTACAAAAGAAATTGAATCTCGTGTATTTGAAATCATTAATGCAGAGGAATATATGGAAGGTGATCGTAACTTTTTAGTAGAAAGTGCCGTGTCACAGGTAGGAATGGGAGCTGGTAATCCTCAAACAGATGGTGGTAGTGCTGCAGAGATGCCTCATAAAGGTAAAATTACAGCGAGCATGCGTGAGTACAAATTCCGTAATGGAAAAGACAGTGAGGTACTGCGCAAGAAAGTCCAAGAAGCACTAGCTGGCGTTTATCCTGGTGTATCTATTTCTGTAGAAAAAGATGCTGCTGGACCGCCGCAAGGTTATCCAGTCAACATTGAACTTGAAGGGAATGATTATGGTGAGCTTATAGTGACTGCAGAGCAAATGGTGAAATTCCTTAATTCACGAAATGTAGCTGGTGTCGATCAATTAAAAGTTGATGTTAATAGAAGTAAACCTTCTATGCTAGTTCAAGTTGATCGTGAAAAGGCAGGTGAACTAGGTGTAAGCAATAGTCAGGTAGGTATGCAGCTACGTCGTGCCGTTTTTGGAGAAAAGGCTGGTATATATAAAAAAGACGGAGAAGATTATGATATCAACATCCGTTTTAATGATGAACAGCGTTATGACCGCAGCGCTATTTTTAATCAACGTATTACCTTTAGGGATATGGCGACAGGCCAGATCAAGGAAATACCTGTTAGTGCCATTGCACAGCAAAAAAACACTTCTAGCTTTAGCGCAATAAAACATAAAGATGCAAAACGTGTAGTAACTGTATACTCTGCTTTAAAACCAGGATTTACAGATGCTGGTGCTGTAGTCGCAGACATTCAGAACGAGATGCTGGATTTTGCAACTCCTAAGGATATCAAAATAGATTATACCGGTCAAATTGAGGAACAGAATAAAGAAATGGCCTTTTTAATGAGCGCTTTATTTGGTGGGTTATTTTTAATCTTCCTTATTCTTATTTTTCAGTTTGGTTCTATTTCTAAGCCTACTATCATTATGGTTGCCATTTTCTTAAGTTTTATAGGTGTATTCTTAGGCCTCATAGTTACAGGAGACTCCTTTGTGATATTAATGACTATGATGGGTATTATATCACTAGCAGGTATTGTGGTAAATAATGGTGTAGTACTCATAGACTACATAGACATTCTTAAATTAAGACGTAAAGAACAGTTAGATCTTGAAGATGATGATATTATTGGTAAAGAAGACATGTTTAATGCTATTGTTAAAGGTGGTAAAGCACGTTTAAGACCGGTTATATTAACAGCGATAACTACTGTACTAGGACTTATACCACTAGCGATAGGTTTAAACATCAATTTCTTTACCTTATTTAGCGAGTTTGATCCTAAAATATTTGTCGGTGGAGATAACGTAATTTTCTGGGGACCACTCGCTTGGACAGTTATCTATGGACTGATTTTTGCAACTTTTTTAACCTTAGTAATTGTGCCGGTACTTCTATATATGGTGCACCGTTCAAAGCTTAGATGGAGAAGATTTAGATCTCCTAAAACAGTTGAAATTGAAGAACAAACTGAGGCAGCCTAG
- a CDS encoding inorganic phosphate transporter: protein MGDIYVYMLVILAGLAITDLVVGVSNDAVNFLNSAIGSKAISFKTIMIIASIGIAVGALSSSGMMEVARKGIFVPSEFYFDEVMIIFMAVMITDILLLDFFNSMGLPTSTTVSIVFELLGAAVCMSLIKIYGEGDTGETILDLGKYIASDKAIEIILGILLSVVVAFTIGAIVQFLSRLMLTFNYSKRPAYLAGFFGGLSMTSLFYFIIVKGLKGADLGGLTSFLNGLDVFTLVGWATVFWMLFSYFYVYIMKWDIYKLIIILGTFGLAMAFAGNDLVNFIGVPIGAYQAWEAWSGSGVDATVYGMAALGEKLPSNKWLLVIAGVVMVVTLWFSSKAQAVVKTSVDLARQDSGTERFQSNAFSRILVRYSLNAAEAIQHILPEKTTNYIASRFEKLPEPAVLPKHADKPAFDYVRASVNLMVASILISIATSFKLPLSTTYVTFMVAMGTSLADRAWGTESAVYRIAGVLNVIGGWFFTAFSAFTAAAVFALIIYYGGFYAILGLVVVAIILLVRSFVNHKNSQQVEKETEELKKAESNTIQGIIDESSENVAAVFKRSKRIYKNTLDGLISQDLSILKSSKKEANKLSSEIDGLRNNIFYLIRNLDEQHLGASKFYIEVLGNLQDISQSLDYISKSATTHIDNNHKSLKFTQIKDLKEIILRSHEVFAVSQTIFTKKDFGKLAEIITLKQELLGLIDQKIDKQVKRTKDTENSPKNTTLYFGLLLETRDLMNAAMNVVERYYTEYDAKRFED from the coding sequence ATGGGAGATATTTATGTTTATATGCTGGTTATACTTGCCGGCCTTGCCATCACTGACTTAGTCGTAGGAGTAAGTAATGATGCAGTAAACTTTTTAAACAGTGCTATAGGTTCTAAAGCGATAAGCTTTAAAACCATAATGATTATAGCCAGTATAGGTATCGCAGTAGGAGCATTGTCCTCTAGTGGTATGATGGAAGTCGCGCGTAAAGGGATTTTTGTGCCTAGCGAGTTTTATTTTGATGAGGTGATGATCATTTTTATGGCCGTGATGATCACAGATATATTGTTGTTGGATTTTTTCAATTCCATGGGATTACCTACCTCTACAACAGTTTCTATTGTGTTTGAACTCTTAGGTGCCGCTGTCTGTATGTCATTGATTAAAATTTATGGCGAAGGTGATACCGGTGAAACAATTCTTGATCTAGGTAAATACATAGCAAGTGATAAAGCTATAGAAATCATATTAGGGATTCTATTATCAGTAGTGGTGGCATTTACGATAGGTGCAATTGTTCAATTCTTATCCAGATTGATGCTTACTTTCAACTATTCAAAAAGGCCGGCATATCTAGCAGGATTTTTTGGAGGATTGTCTATGACTAGTTTGTTTTACTTTATCATCGTTAAAGGTTTAAAAGGAGCAGATTTAGGTGGTTTAACGAGTTTTCTAAATGGACTAGATGTATTCACGCTAGTCGGTTGGGCTACAGTTTTCTGGATGCTATTCAGTTACTTTTATGTATACATCATGAAATGGGATATATATAAACTAATTATCATTTTAGGAACTTTTGGACTAGCTATGGCGTTTGCAGGTAATGATCTAGTAAATTTCATAGGTGTGCCTATAGGTGCTTATCAAGCATGGGAAGCCTGGAGTGGTAGTGGTGTAGACGCCACGGTTTATGGTATGGCAGCATTAGGTGAGAAATTACCATCTAATAAATGGTTACTGGTTATCGCAGGAGTTGTAATGGTTGTTACCTTATGGTTTTCTTCAAAGGCGCAAGCTGTAGTAAAAACATCTGTCGATCTTGCTAGACAGGACAGCGGTACAGAGCGCTTTCAATCTAATGCGTTTTCTAGAATCTTAGTACGTTACTCGTTAAATGCTGCTGAGGCTATCCAGCATATTCTACCTGAAAAAACTACTAACTATATCGCTTCTAGATTTGAAAAATTACCAGAGCCAGCAGTACTGCCTAAACACGCAGATAAGCCTGCCTTTGATTATGTAAGAGCAAGTGTGAATTTAATGGTTGCTAGTATATTAATATCTATTGCAACTTCATTTAAACTTCCATTATCAACTACTTATGTAACATTTATGGTTGCTATGGGAACGTCACTTGCAGATAGAGCATGGGGAACAGAAAGTGCCGTGTATCGTATTGCAGGTGTACTTAATGTAATAGGTGGATGGTTTTTCACTGCATTTAGTGCCTTTACCGCAGCTGCGGTATTTGCGTTAATCATTTATTATGGTGGGTTCTATGCTATACTAGGTCTGGTTGTAGTAGCAATCATTTTATTAGTGCGCAGTTTTGTCAATCATAAGAATAGTCAACAGGTAGAGAAGGAAACTGAAGAGCTTAAAAAAGCAGAAAGTAATACGATACAAGGAATTATTGACGAAAGTTCTGAGAATGTAGCTGCGGTATTTAAACGTTCTAAGCGCATTTATAAAAACACATTAGACGGATTGATATCACAGGACTTAAGTATCTTAAAGTCTTCTAAGAAAGAAGCAAATAAGTTAAGCAGTGAGATTGATGGCTTGCGTAATAACATCTTCTACCTAATACGTAACCTAGATGAACAACATCTAGGAGCATCAAAATTTTATATAGAGGTATTAGGTAATTTACAGGATATATCACAATCACTAGATTATATCTCAAAATCTGCCACGACCCATATAGATAATAATCATAAGAGTTTAAAATTCACTCAAATTAAGGATCTTAAAGAGATTATCTTGAGAAGTCATGAAGTGTTTGCGGTTTCTCAAACCATATTTACTAAAAAGGATTTTGGTAAACTGGCCGAGATTATCACGTTGAAACAAGAGCTTTTAGGACTAATTGATCAAAAAATTGATAAACAAGTAAAGCGTACAAAGGATACTGAAAATTCACCTAAAAACACGACGCTATACTTTGGTTTATTATTAGAGACTCGCGATCTAATGAATGCAGCTATGAATGTTGTAGAGCGCTATTATACAGAGTATGACGCAAAACGTTTTGAAGATTAA